The Legionella spiritensis DNA segment AGTTATCAGGGTGTGGATCACGATTACGACGGCGTTAATAATTCGGTAACCATTATCGATGATTTTGGTGGCCGATTGACCTTTGATTTTACAAGCGGAGATTACTCCTATATTGCTCCCGGCGTCGATCAGGATGAACAGGTGCAATTCCAGTATACTATCCGGGATAACGATGGCGATTTGAGTACGGCTAATTTGAATATTGTGGTGAATCACCTTGATCCGCCGTCCGTGACTTTGTTAACCAAAACGCTGGAGTTCACCCGTACCGAGCAAGGACAACAACCTTACGGTAATGCCGACGTTGCGGAATATCTGCTGCTTCAGGCTCTGGGTAATGAAAGCCAGCAAGTCACTTCCGTTCCCATTAATGGTGTTAATTTAAGCAATACCTTCATTTCCGTGGCTACGGAACCAACGGTCAATTTTGTATCGGAAGGCGCCGGTTATAGAAATATGGTAGGTTATTACACATATGATTCCGACGGAAATATTAATGATGCCGGATTTATCTGGGTAAATTCCTCAGCGAGTTCAAGCGCCCAGAATCCCAATGGCGGCACCAATTTGATCACTAATACCAGTGGTGCGTTCGGGTTTAATCAATCGGCTTCCTTTACGCTGCCTGATGTTTCTGCAGGAGAAGGTCTCGGATTTTTCCTGCTCGCTGATGGGGCTAACGACAGTGCCAATGTCAATATTATTAGAAACGGAAACTACGATTCCATTCAGTCGCTGAATAACAACGTTTCCATTGTCAATAATCAGGTGCTGGTGGGAGGACAGGCTTTAAATGGCAGTATTTATTTTACTCATGACAAAACGTTAAACAGTGATTATGCAACTTTTCCGGAAGGTCATGCTTTAAGCGGCGTTACCTTTAGTCAGGATCCTTCTCTCACGGCCTATTCCGGGCTTCTTATTATTGGTTTTGAAGATGTACACGATGGTGGCGATCAGGATTACAACGACGTCATTTTCAGTGTGGATCTGGGGGCTAATATCCAGAACTATGCGACGGACAGTTCACCCATCATCGAATCCGTGACCGATCCGGACAGTGCCTATTTAACAAAAGCGGTTGTTACGACCGATGGTTTCATTGAAGGCGATACGCTGAATTTTCTATCTAACGCCAACGTGCAATTTGATACGGTGAATAATCAGGTTACAGTAACTTACAACGGCGCTGATCATGTTCTGAATTACACATTGACGCCAGATGGTAATGATCCTGATTTTATATACACCTTTGCTGCCGCCGATGTTAACAATCCGGTGCCGGTAGGCGCTTATGAGATGGCTTTGAAATCCATTAGTTTCACTCCGGTCGCCAGCGAAGCCAGTGAGGGGGTTGCGCGGGATGTCTATGTGACGGTAACGGACGATACCGGATTATCCGCTACGCAGGCGACCTCATTTAATGTTGTCATCAATGATATTTTACCGATGGATTTGCTTGCATTTGATCAGCAGAATGAATTTGATTTCGGTCAGGGTAATGATACGGTGTTGATTCCTGATCAGATGGATGGTTTGGGGCAGGTCAGTGGCGGTCAGGGTATTGATACGGTGAAATTCACCGAGGAAGGTATGAATTTGACTGCCGAGGAAATCCAGGATCATTTCAATGGTCATTGGGAACAGATTGACATGACCGAGCAAGGCAGCAACATTTTGAATCTCGATCTGGAAGCCGTCTTGAAATTATCGTCCGGCAGCGAACTGAATCTTCAGTTAAATAACGGCGAAAATGTTTCCGTTTTGCAGATTAAAGCGGATGGTACCGATAGTCCCGACGGCAGTGTGGATACAGTAAATATCGACAGTGCGCATGTCACGGATGTGAGCGATCAGTTACCTGCCGCCGGACAAACTGCAGCCGAGCAGTTGTTTAAACTTACCAATGCGGACGCAAGTCAGACAGCCTACGTGCATGTGGTGAGTTTAACGCAGCAACTGCCTGAAGTTCATGCCACCTCTACGGATGGAGGAGGCGGTGGTGGTGGAGGCGGGTAAGTTGCTTTCGCACCGGGTTGTCAGGGTATGGCAAAATGCCAGTTCATGGCGGTTGCCAAATGTTCGAGCATGATTTCGCCACGAATACTATTGCCCTTGGCATTAACACGGGGACTTAAAACAACCACTCCGGCTTTGCCGGGAACAACGGCCAGGGTATAACCGGAAACGCCGCTTTTAGCAGGCATACCTGTTTTAACCATGTGAGTGCCACTCTCATCATACAATCCGCAAGTTGCCATGATCGCCAGAGTAATTTTACAGGTTTCACTGGAGATCACCTGTTTGCCGCTTTCCGGATCTTTGCCGGCATTGGCGAGAAGGGTGGGTAAATACAATATTTGTTCCGGTAAGGCTTCGTAGGAACAAAGAGTGAAATACAAATCCAGCGTTTCATGAACATCCATGGCCAGATTATTCCTGCTTTTTAGCAAATAGGCGAGCGAGCGGTTGCGATCCCCGGTCCTTTTTTCAGAAGCGAAAACCAGGGGATTCAGGCTTAAGCGTTGATTAAACAGTTTTTGTACCCAGCTTTCTATCCAGCCAAACTGCTGTTCTCCTGTACCCGGTATATGGGAGCACAGGGTAATGGCTCCGGCATTGAGCATGGGGTTGGAAGGTTTTGGCCCGAATTGTTCCAGACGAGTGATTGAGGCAAAATCATCACCGGACGGTTCGACTTTTACCCATTCAAACAATCGGTTTGCGCCGAACTCTTCCAGAAGTCCAATCAGCGGGATCAGTTTGGATGTGCTTTGCAGCGTCACCGGTTGAAGCGGCAAATTGGTGTAGGAAATCGCGGATTCTCCCGGTTTTTGCACGGCGATAGCGGTTAAATCCTGATTGACATTAGCCAGTTCCGGAATGTAGTCGGCTGTTTTTCCCTGATGGTTTAACTCCGCGACTTGTACGGCTTCCTTTAACAGTTTGATGGATAACGATTTTGCAGTCATAAAATTCTTGCTTAAAAAACCATACATTATGCTAAATTTAGCACATCAAAACAAATAAATATTCACTTTGGCTGAGGGTTTGCTTTGTCCCGGACAATTTTTCGTAAAAAAGCGCAGGCCGGGCGCCTCGTCTAATGGTACTTGCTTAAGGTCGTTACCTACGTCCCGTGGTTTATCCACGGGATCCAGTTTCTGCTTGAGATTCCCGGAACCTGGAGACTGATCTACAAGATGAGTTCGTCGAGCTTGGCGCCTATGTCTTCACAACGCATGAGACTTTCACCGATTAGAAACGCGTTAATGCCGCGAGCTTGCATGGATTTGATATCTTCGCGAGTATTGATACCGCTTTCCGTAATCATGAATTTATCATCAGGAATCAGATCATACAATTCGAGGGACGTGTTTATATCGGTTTTAAATGTATGCAAACTGCGGTTGTTAACGCCCATGAGAGGCGTAGGAAGCAACACGGCGCGTTGCAATTCCTCTCGTGTATGACTTTCAACCAGCACTGCCATACCCAGTTCCCGAGCTATTTGACAATAATCCAGTAACTGGCTGTCGTCTAAAAGCGCGACAATCAGTAAAATGCAATCGGCGCCCAGGAAGCGGCTTTCATGGATCTGATAACTGTCAACAATAAAATCCTTGCGCAGGGCAGGCAGGGTGGAATTGGCGCGGGCAATACCCAGATTACGGTGCTCGCCCTGAAAATAATGGTGATCGGTTAAAACGGACAGACAGCTTGCTCCGTGTTTTTCGTAAATTGTCGCAATAGCCGCCACATCAAAGTCCGCACGGATAATGCCTTTGCTGGGAGAGGCTTTTTTTATTTCGGCAATGATGGCCGGATTATTTTTTTTAAGCCCCGCCGTAAAATCACGAAGCGGGGGAAAAGGTTGCTCATAAAAAGCCGATTGCGGTTTCTTTTTTTTGGCCGCAGCCACTTCCAGATGTTTATGCCTTGCAATGTCATTGAGAATACTGATCATGATTTTTTTACGGTTTGGGTTAATTCTTTTAATTGATAAAAAAGTGATTTGGCTTTGCCCGTATCGAGGGCTTCGGCAGCCAGCCGAATCCCTCGCGCCAAATCATCGGCTGTCCCGGCACAAAAGAGTGCCGCGGCCGTATTGAGCAGAACGATGTCACGGGCAGGTCCGGGTTGTCCATTTAGCACGTCTTCAATCAGCCTGAGGCTTTGTTCCGGGGAGTTGATAATGATCCCATCCAGACTGGCATGATGACAATGGTAATCCCGGGGATCAACAGACCATTGTTTGAATTGTCCCTGATGCAATTCCACTACATCGGTGATGTCGCTGATGCTGATTTCATCCAGGCCGTCACGAGAGTGAATCACCAGTGCCCGCTGGCTTCCGAGGCGTTTCAGGACTTGTGCGACAGGTTGAAGCAAGTGACTGGAGAAAACACCTACTACCTGTTTGCGGACACGGGCAGGATTAATCAATGGCCCTAATAAATTAAAAAAACTGCGTATACCCAATTGCTGGCGGGCAACGCGAACATGTTGCATGGCCGTATGAAAATGAGGCGCGAACAGAAAACAAATATGTAGTTTTTCCATGCAGTGTTTCAATTGTCCGTCACCCAGTTGCAACTCGATCCCGGCCTGGGTTAATACATCGGCGCTGCCGCTTCGGCCGGACACCGAGCGGTTCCCGTGTTTGGCGACAAAAGCCCCGGCCGCGGCGGCCACAATGCTGCACACCGTGGAAACATTGAAGGTATTTTTACCGTCGCCTCCCGTACCTACGATGTCGATTAAATCATTACCCAAGTCGATACAATGCGCGTATTCCATCATCACATGGGCCGCTGTGGTGAGTTCGTCTACGGTTTCGCCTTTCATGCGCATCAATGCTAAAAAAGCCGTAATTTGACCGTCTGATAATTCACCGCTCATACAGGATTTCATTATCTCCTGCATTTGTGTGTCATTCAGGTGGTCGCCTGCAATCAGTTGTTCGAATAATTTATTGGTGTTCATATTGTAGAAAGTGGCTCAATAAAGTTAGGCCATGTTCACTTAAAATGGCTTCCGGATGAAATTGTAGACCAAATAACGGGTAATGACGATGGGAAATCGCCATAATCGTGCCATCATCAGCCCAGGCGTCTATGGCAAAACACGTTGGCAGGCTTGAACATTCAATAGCGAGGGAGTGATAACGGGTCGCCTGAAAAGGATTGGGTAACCGGTGAAAAAGGTTATGCTTATGGTGAAAGACTGCCGATGTTTTACCATGGATGATTTGTCGGGCGCGAGTGATGGATGCGCCGAAGGCATAGGCCAGGCATTGATGCCCCAGACAAACTCCCAGAATGGGGATGGTTTGATGGAAACGTTTGATGGCAGCTACTGAAATCCCGGCTTCCTCGGGACTGTTTGGCCCCGGGGAAATAACGAGGTGGGAAGGTGCAAGCCGCTCAATGTCTTTAAGCGTGATTTTGTCGTTGGCAAAAACCTGTACATCCTGTTTCAGGCACTGAAAATAGTGCACCAGATTGAAGGTAAATGAATCATAATTATCAATAACAAGCAGCATGATTATAACGAAAATTCCTCGCCCAGATAAACGGTACGTACCTGCTGGTTCTCCAGGATGTCCGCGGGAGACCCTTCACAAAGAATTTTACCCTGACTGACGATATAGGCGCGCTCGCAGATATCCAGTGTTTCACGAACATTGTGATCGGTGATGAGTACGCCGATGTTTTTATCACAGAGGTGGGAAATGATTTTTTTGATATCCAGTACGGAAATGGGATCCACGCCGGCAAACGGCTCATCCAGTAAGATAAAAGTCGGTTCAATAGCCAGGGCCCTCGCTATTTCAACCCGTCTGCGCTCGCCTCCCGATAAACTCATGCCGAGATTTTTGTGGAGATGGCTGATATGAAATTCCTGCATCAATTCCTGCAGTTTTTCCTTCCGTTGCGGTTCATTCAAATCCTGGCGTAGCTGCAGAATGGAATAGATGTTATCGGCAACGGTCATTTTACGAAAAACGGAGGCTTCCTGGGGTAAATAGCCTATGCCCATACGGGCGCGATGGTGCATGGGTTCCCTGGTAATATCCTTGCCGCCCAGAATAATCTGGCCTTCGTCGCAGGACTGTAATCCCACAATCATGTAAAAGCAGGTTGTTTTTCCGGCGCCATTGGGGCCAAGCAGACCAACGCATTCCCCGCGATTGATGGACAGGTTAACGCCATTGACTACGGTACGGGTTTTAAATGATTTTTTTAAATGTCTGGCAACCAGCGATGTCATGCTTTTTTCCCGGTTTGCTTGTCAGGGTGAATAACGATCATGGTGCGTGTTTTGCCATCGCTTTTGGAGAGGACATGCTGCTTCAGGGTATCATAGCTTATTTTTGCCGCAGAAAAGGAGTTGTCACCCTGTTCAACCCGGGCGTTTCCGATCAATTCGATCAAATGGCGATCCGGGTAGTAGCGGATGGTATCCGCAAAAGCGTGCAACAGGGGTTTGTCCGTCGCTGTTTGAGTCCAGTAATGCGCCTGATTAATCTTGTCTCCCCAGGCAATGGCGACGACCAGTTTGTTTTTCTGGTTCCCCTCCGTGACGGCTTTGGAGGCACGTAAATGGGTTGTGCCCTGATCCAGTTCCACATCGCCGACGTATTCACCACGATGCGTTTGTTCATTTAAGTCCGCCGTATCGGCGGATAACTCCATGACCTTTTCCTTGTCTTGTGGCAAGGCAAAGGCGCATTGAAAGGTCAGGGGCAGAATTAAAAGAAAAAAAAGAAATAATTTATCCATGATTAGGCTCGTAAGTTGCGCGTGCTCTGCTTAACAATTTGACATGCTTGTCTGCAAGCCAGGCTTTCATACCATCGGAGTATATGATGCTTCCCGGCCTTTCATAAGTAACGGTTAATGCGGAGGTCGCCAGTTTTTGTTGAGGGTAATAGGTCAGTTCGTTCGTGCGCAAGGTACTTTCCTGAGTCTTCTCTCCCGATTGCTGATGCACGGTCACATCGTTGATAAAGGTGATTTCCTTTCCGCCATGAACGGCTTTTGCCCGCCTGGAACGGATTTCCCAGTCCGGCTGATCAGGTTGGGCGATAACTATTTCCGGTGATTGCAATAAATGGGTATCGTTTTCGGGAACATGCTGCAATTCCGGGGTTTTGAGATAATTGATCAATTTTCCCTGCTCGTCAAACTGGCGAACATTTAAGTGAGTGATGATGGTATCAGCGGTTTGGGACAAGGTTTTGTCATCCAGTTTTTCAACCGGACTGGAGCTGGCGAAATAATACCCTGAACAAGCCAGGGCAATCAGGGTAAAAAAGAGCCAGACGGCTTGTTTGGCGGCGTTCATGAGGCGAGATACCTGATTAGGGCCGTATCCTGTTTTTGCTGTGCGCTTAAAATCAAGTCACATACTTCGCGTACGGCGCCGCGACCGCCTTGCAGCGACGTTTCCCAGCTTGCGAATTCCTTGACCTGGCGAACGCCTCCGGGTACGGTGATGCCCAGGCCAACCTGCCGGATAATGGGTAAATCAGGAAGATCGTCGCCGATGTAGGCAAATTCCTCATTGTCAAATCCCAGCCGTTGCTTTAATTCAGCAAAGGCATCACGTTTGTCCACCTGGCCCTTGAAATAATGAGTAATGCCCAGTTGCTGCATGCGATGATCAATGACCGCATTGCGGGATGTGGTGATGACGGCGACTTCGATACCCGCGGCCATTAACAATTTAAGTCCCATACCGTCCTGAACGTGAAACGTTTTCAGCTCATTCCCGTGGTTATCAAGGTAAAGCAGACCGTCGGTCAGTACCCCGTCGACGTCGCAAATCAGACATTTGATTTTTTTTGCTTTCTCTAACAGTTTGTTCATTGTGTCTCGCTCACTCTAGATAATACCTGCCTGTAACAAATCGTGTATATGAACCACGGCGACGGGTTGATTCCGATCATTGACCATAACCACCGAAGTGATGCTGAATTTTTGCATGATGGCCAGCGCCTCGGCCGCCAGCATACCCGGATTGATGGTTTTGCAGTTCTTGCTCATGACCCTGTGCAGCGGGGTCGTGTGTATGTCGTAATTCTCCGTTAATGTCCGCCTGATGTCGCCGTCCGTATAGACGCCGACCAGCTGGCCGGCGGCGTCAATTACACAGGTCATGCCCAGTTTTTTTGCTGTGACTTCGATCAGGGCTTCGCGGATGGTGGCTTGTTCCGAAACCAGCGGGAGGTTGTCGCCCTGGTGGCATAATTCGTCGACTTTAAGCAGCAAACGACGTCCGAGGGCGCCGCCGGGATGGGACAGGGCGAAATCTTCCGCGCTGAAACCCCGGGCCTGCAGCAAAGCGATGGCCAGGGCGTCGCCCATCACCAGGGTCACGGTCGTGCTGGTGGTCGGCGCAAGGCCGAGAGGGCAGGCTTCCTGTTCAACACTGATGTCCAGGTGGACGTCGGCGGTGGCGGCGAGAACGGATTGGGGGTTTCCGGTCAAGGCGATCACGGGTACTTCCAGCCGCTTAAGCAAGGGCAACAAGGTAATGATTTCATCAGTATGGCCGGAGCTGGAAATGGCAATCACCACATCCTGGCGGGTGATCATGCCCAAATCGCCATGGGACGCTTCGCCCGGATGCATGAAAAAGGCGGGGGTTCCGGTGCTGGCCAGTGTCGCGGCAATTTTATTGCCGATATGACCGGATTTTCCCATCCCGGTTACGACAACCCTTCCTGGGCAGTCGAGCAATAAACGACATGCTTTTTCAAACCGCTCGTCAATACGCTGAGACAGCTCAAACACAGCTTGTGCTTCCGTCTCAATAACAGCAAGACCTAACTTGCAAAAATTCATAAGACTCTCGGAATTGGAATCAAAACGACCATTAGTTTAGCAGAATAATCGGTTTTTTTATACCTTTCGATGGTTCCTCATTCTTCTTTATAATTCGA contains these protein-coding regions:
- the trpD gene encoding anthranilate phosphoribosyltransferase gives rise to the protein MNTNKLFEQLIAGDHLNDTQMQEIMKSCMSGELSDGQITAFLALMRMKGETVDELTTAAHVMMEYAHCIDLGNDLIDIVGTGGDGKNTFNVSTVCSIVAAAAGAFVAKHGNRSVSGRSGSADVLTQAGIELQLGDGQLKHCMEKLHICFLFAPHFHTAMQHVRVARQQLGIRSFFNLLGPLINPARVRKQVVGVFSSHLLQPVAQVLKRLGSQRALVIHSRDGLDEISISDITDVVELHQGQFKQWSVDPRDYHCHHASLDGIIINSPEQSLRLIEDVLNGQPGPARDIVLLNTAAALFCAGTADDLARGIRLAAEALDTGKAKSLFYQLKELTQTVKKS
- the lptC gene encoding LPS export ABC transporter periplasmic protein LptC; this encodes MNAAKQAVWLFFTLIALACSGYYFASSSPVEKLDDKTLSQTADTIITHLNVRQFDEQGKLINYLKTPELQHVPENDTHLLQSPEIVIAQPDQPDWEIRSRRAKAVHGGKEITFINDVTVHQQSGEKTQESTLRTNELTYYPQQKLATSALTVTYERPGSIIYSDGMKAWLADKHVKLLSRARATYEPNHG
- a CDS encoding KpsF/GutQ family sugar-phosphate isomerase, with the translated sequence MNFCKLGLAVIETEAQAVFELSQRIDERFEKACRLLLDCPGRVVVTGMGKSGHIGNKIAATLASTGTPAFFMHPGEASHGDLGMITRQDVVIAISSSGHTDEIITLLPLLKRLEVPVIALTGNPQSVLAATADVHLDISVEQEACPLGLAPTTSTTVTLVMGDALAIALLQARGFSAEDFALSHPGGALGRRLLLKVDELCHQGDNLPLVSEQATIREALIEVTAKKLGMTCVIDAAGQLVGVYTDGDIRRTLTENYDIHTTPLHRVMSKNCKTINPGMLAAEALAIMQKFSITSVVMVNDRNQPVAVVHIHDLLQAGII
- a CDS encoding KdsC family phosphatase: MNKLLEKAKKIKCLICDVDGVLTDGLLYLDNHGNELKTFHVQDGMGLKLLMAAGIEVAVITTSRNAVIDHRMQQLGITHYFKGQVDKRDAFAELKQRLGFDNEEFAYIGDDLPDLPIIRQVGLGITVPGGVRQVKEFASWETSLQGGRGAVREVCDLILSAQQKQDTALIRYLAS
- the glsA gene encoding glutaminase A, which produces MTAKSLSIKLLKEAVQVAELNHQGKTADYIPELANVNQDLTAIAVQKPGESAISYTNLPLQPVTLQSTSKLIPLIGLLEEFGANRLFEWVKVEPSGDDFASITRLEQFGPKPSNPMLNAGAITLCSHIPGTGEQQFGWIESWVQKLFNQRLSLNPLVFASEKRTGDRNRSLAYLLKSRNNLAMDVHETLDLYFTLCSYEALPEQILYLPTLLANAGKDPESGKQVISSETCKITLAIMATCGLYDESGTHMVKTGMPAKSGVSGYTLAVVPGKAGVVVLSPRVNAKGNSIRGEIMLEHLATAMNWHFAIP
- the trpC gene encoding indole-3-glycerol phosphate synthase TrpC, yielding MISILNDIARHKHLEVAAAKKKKPQSAFYEQPFPPLRDFTAGLKKNNPAIIAEIKKASPSKGIIRADFDVAAIATIYEKHGASCLSVLTDHHYFQGEHRNLGIARANSTLPALRKDFIVDSYQIHESRFLGADCILLIVALLDDSQLLDYCQIARELGMAVLVESHTREELQRAVLLPTPLMGVNNRSLHTFKTDINTSLELYDLIPDDKFMITESGINTREDIKSMQARGINAFLIGESLMRCEDIGAKLDELIL
- the lptB gene encoding LPS export ABC transporter ATP-binding protein, producing the protein MTSLVARHLKKSFKTRTVVNGVNLSINRGECVGLLGPNGAGKTTCFYMIVGLQSCDEGQIILGGKDITREPMHHRARMGIGYLPQEASVFRKMTVADNIYSILQLRQDLNEPQRKEKLQELMQEFHISHLHKNLGMSLSGGERRRVEIARALAIEPTFILLDEPFAGVDPISVLDIKKIISHLCDKNIGVLITDHNVRETLDICERAYIVSQGKILCEGSPADILENQQVRTVYLGEEFSL
- a CDS encoding anthranilate synthase component II; protein product: MLLVIDNYDSFTFNLVHYFQCLKQDVQVFANDKITLKDIERLAPSHLVISPGPNSPEEAGISVAAIKRFHQTIPILGVCLGHQCLAYAFGASITRARQIIHGKTSAVFHHKHNLFHRLPNPFQATRYHSLAIECSSLPTCFAIDAWADDGTIMAISHRHYPLFGLQFHPEAILSEHGLTLLSHFLQYEHQ
- the lptA gene encoding lipopolysaccharide transport periplasmic protein LptA — translated: MDKLFLFFLLILPLTFQCAFALPQDKEKVMELSADTADLNEQTHRGEYVGDVELDQGTTHLRASKAVTEGNQKNKLVVAIAWGDKINQAHYWTQTATDKPLLHAFADTIRYYPDRHLIELIGNARVEQGDNSFSAAKISYDTLKQHVLSKSDGKTRTMIVIHPDKQTGKKA